One Cryptomeria japonica chromosome 9, Sugi_1.0, whole genome shotgun sequence genomic window carries:
- the LOC131043917 gene encoding LOB domain-containing protein 24-like, whose product MAHSACAACRHQRKKCSAECLLAPHFPPDDLQRFAIVHQVYGISRVAKLLKDVNPEQRADAANSLVYEAKARVEDPVYGCTRATQQLQKRIADLESQLAATQAELLNMRFTNDKPVYPLTIGGDDAGNVLYSPSQHSQYSMCEEDPKLLWEPLWQVHVSDFFSFLGGKEGITGKPGRGFNLGQLPRAPL is encoded by the exons ATGGCACATTCGGCCTGCGCAGCTTGTCGACACCAGCGCAAAAAATGCTCAGCTGAATGTCTGCTGGCTCCTCATTTTCCTCCGGACGACCTTCAAAGGTTTGCGATTGTGCATCAGGTCTATGGAATTAGCCGTGTTGCCAAATTGCTTAAA GATGTTAATCCTGAGCAAAGAGCAGATGCAGCAAATAGTTTGGTGTATGAAGCAAAAGCCAGAGTGGAGGACCCTGTTTATGGGTGTACAAGAGCAACCCAACAACTGCAGAAGCGGATTGCAGATTTGGAGTCCCAGTTGGCAGCCACGCAAGCAGAGCTCCTGAATATGCGTTTTACAAATGACAAGCCCGTATACCCTCTCACCATTGGAGGTGATGATGCTGGAAATGTTTTGTATTCCCCCTCACAACATAGTCAATATAGCATGTGTGAGGAGGATCCAAAGCTGTTGTGGGAACCGCTATGGCAA GTACATGTTTCTGATTTTTTTTCCTTCCTTGGTGGAAAGGAGGGCATTACTGGGAAGCCAGGCCGTGGCTTCAACCTCGGTCAGCT ACCCCGTGCTCCATTGTAG